The following are from one region of the Arachis duranensis cultivar V14167 chromosome 10, aradu.V14167.gnm2.J7QH, whole genome shotgun sequence genome:
- the LOC107469075 gene encoding uncharacterized protein LOC107469075, which produces MTNSKAYFFSAFLFSFFLSIRVFARELFNEKKIQAYNVEDNELKGSRRSSSWPVDYNPNLNDIRMKFQKDYNYPTNYDSGGDIPILPILGRVIPFPKKPKQPPQEQEPNQNLNSNPKATPPRSKEEPRWIDPTDPPYRDKGSYPSQYRDSKYTLFFPLVQQKLPETKSSYYYYTPLFGYHQNDLQWNHHVSPKIRKDHYFTNFLG; this is translated from the exons ATGACCAACTCAAAAGCCTattttttctctgcttttcttttttcatttttcttatctaTTCGTGTCTTTGCTCGTGAACTTTTCAATG aaaagaaaattcaaGCATACAATGTGGAGGATAATGAGTTAAAAGGgtcaagaagaagcagcagctgGCCGGTTGACTATAATCCTAATCTCAATGATATTCGAATGAAATTTCAAAAGGATTATAATTATCCTACCAACTATGATTCAGGTGGTGATATTCCTATTCTTCCAATTTTGGGTAGAGTTATTCCATTTCCTAAAAAACCTAAACAACCACCACAAGAACAAGAACCAAATCAAAATCTAAATTCAAATCCAAAGGCTACTCCACCACGTTCTAAAGAAGAACCACGGTGGATAGATCCCACTGATCCTCCTTACAGGGATAAGGGATCGTATCCATCCCAATATAGAGATTCAAAGTATACATTATTCTTTCCTTTAGTGCAACAAAAACTACCTGAAACTAAAAGCAGCTATTACTACTATACTCCTTTGTTTGGCTACCATCAAAATGATTTGCAATGGAATCATCATGTGTCACCTAAAATTCGAAAGGATCACTACTTTACTAATTTTCTTGGCTAA